One genomic window of Candidatus Nanohalobium constans includes the following:
- a CDS encoding V-type ATP synthase subunit I — protein sequence MTKISVTGSKKYLDRVIDELHDLELMDIDQYEGEFDTGEPNEEAEKLSELLVDIRSVLSKLPETEPEKETTTIQAIQENLPEITDELDGHEAQEEQLKRQIEGIKEQKKFFKKLRGSGLTAEDLKESETLNVFTGRLDKDSFLKEIRNDRFEIFEGDSATAVIYSEKYAEQTEQAIQNNSKKQFTVPDTELHGTCENIYNNLEQKRDQLETQIESVESQKRELAEKWSGKLNYIEDFLTQKIEKAEAPINFATTDRTFMAWGWIPEEKFEILEERLAEASEGKIHVQREELEEDEEPPVKHENNRAVQPFESLTDLVSVPRYNELDPSVVLLLTFPLFFGFMIGDAGYGLTTLAVFYAGAKMFPKGKEIFHSLMYASVATIIFGLAFGDAFGYVIFGHHSELAAATGIQLFEQIPILWHRAEHLGQVFTISALIGLVHVNLGYGIGFYNEYIKHGLKEAFLEKGSWYVLQAGAALAFLVSPTAGLPVMILGFLLIFLGEGVEGMVEIPSLLANILSYLRIFGVSVAAVALAAVVNSIASTAYGAGGLVGIVLGTLILVGGHIFNTFIKIMEGFLQGIRLHYVEMFGKFYEGGGKKYAPFGAQEP from the coding sequence ATGGACATCGATCAGTACGAAGGAGAGTTTGATACGGGAGAACCAAATGAAGAAGCAGAAAAACTCTCAGAACTTCTCGTCGACATAAGAAGCGTTCTATCTAAGCTACCGGAGACAGAACCCGAAAAAGAAACTACGACAATCCAGGCAATTCAGGAAAACCTGCCTGAAATAACAGACGAACTTGACGGCCACGAAGCCCAAGAAGAACAGTTAAAACGGCAGATTGAAGGAATCAAGGAACAGAAAAAATTCTTCAAAAAATTGCGTGGATCAGGACTTACAGCAGAAGACCTGAAAGAATCAGAAACACTAAATGTATTCACAGGAAGACTCGACAAAGACTCATTCCTAAAAGAAATAAGAAACGATAGGTTCGAAATATTTGAAGGAGACTCAGCCACAGCAGTAATCTACTCCGAAAAATACGCTGAACAGACAGAGCAAGCAATACAGAACAACAGCAAAAAACAGTTCACAGTTCCAGACACAGAACTTCACGGAACATGTGAAAACATCTATAACAACCTTGAACAGAAAAGAGATCAGCTTGAGACTCAGATTGAATCTGTTGAGAGTCAGAAACGGGAACTAGCGGAAAAATGGAGTGGCAAACTAAACTATATCGAGGACTTCCTCACACAGAAGATTGAGAAGGCGGAAGCACCGATTAATTTTGCTACAACAGACAGAACATTCATGGCATGGGGATGGATCCCAGAAGAAAAGTTCGAGATACTTGAGGAAAGACTGGCAGAAGCATCAGAAGGAAAAATACATGTACAGCGAGAGGAACTAGAAGAAGACGAAGAACCGCCGGTCAAACACGAAAACAATCGTGCAGTACAACCATTTGAATCACTGACAGACCTAGTCTCGGTACCAAGGTACAATGAACTTGATCCGTCCGTAGTTCTATTGTTGACATTTCCATTGTTCTTCGGATTTATGATAGGTGACGCAGGATACGGTCTAACTACACTAGCTGTTTTCTACGCAGGAGCCAAGATGTTCCCGAAGGGAAAAGAGATTTTCCACTCCCTAATGTATGCATCAGTCGCCACAATCATATTCGGTCTGGCGTTCGGTGATGCATTCGGCTATGTCATATTCGGTCACCACAGTGAACTAGCCGCTGCTACAGGCATCCAGCTTTTCGAACAAATACCGATCCTATGGCACAGAGCAGAACACCTAGGACAGGTATTCACAATCTCAGCATTAATCGGACTAGTCCACGTCAACCTAGGATACGGCATCGGATTTTACAACGAATACATTAAACACGGATTGAAAGAAGCATTCCTAGAAAAAGGCAGCTGGTATGTACTACAGGCAGGAGCAGCACTCGCATTCCTAGTCAGCCCGACAGCAGGTCTCCCAGTAATGATCTTAGGATTCCTGCTTATCTTCCTAGGAGAAGGCGTAGAGGGAATGGTCGAAATCCCATCACTACTAGCCAACATCCTATCCTACCTCAGAATCTTCGGAGTATCGGTCGCAGCAGTCGCATTAGCCGCTGTAGTAAACAGCATCGCCAGTACAGCTTATGGTGCAGGCGGACTAGTAGGAATAGTACTTGGAACACTAATCCTAGTCGGTGGACACATCTTCAACACGTTCATTAAAATCATGGAAGGCTTCCTTCAAGGCATCCGTCTACACTACGTGGAGATGTTTGGAAAATTCTATGAAGGAGGCGGAAAAAAATACGCTCCATTCGGAGCACAGGAACCGTAA